Sequence from the Syngnathus acus chromosome 13, fSynAcu1.2, whole genome shotgun sequence genome:
TCTCCTGCTGAGGCAGATCCAGCAGGACAAGATGCTGGAGCAGTACCAAGTGCTGATTGTAGACGAGGTGCACGAGCGCCACCTTCACGGCGACTTCCTGTTGGGCGTGCTGCGCTCTCTGCTGGCCGACCGACCCGCCGACCTGCGGCTCATCCTCATGTCGGCCACCATCAACATCAAGCTGTTCTCGGACTACTTCGGCGGCGCTCCCGTGCTGCAGGTGCCGGGCAGGCTCTTCCCCATACAGGTAAGCCTACACATACAGGGCGGACGCTCAGGAATGTTTTGGTCTCTCATAGCAGAAAATAGGCGAAaaacatctttatttttttcctctataaATTGTCCATGTCTGGCTCCCAAGAAAGTGAAACGTTCACAATTAAGTGTTGAAATGTGCATCCATCCTTCAGGTGCTCTATCAGCCCATCCCCCCTGAAGAGCAGGCGTCGTCCCGCATGGAGAAGCTTGAGCCCCGGCCGTACCTGCGCATCCTGCAGACCATCGACCAGCGCTACCCGCCGGAGGAGCGTGGCGACCTGCTGATCTTCCTGAGCGGCGTAGCTGAGATCGGCGCCATCCAGGAGGCGTGTCAGGTGTACGCCACTCACACACGGCGCTGGATTGTGCTGCCGCTGCACAGCACGCTCTCGCTGGCCCAGCAGGACAAGGTACCCACACCATTTTTGAGACTGTTTGTCCATGGCCGACCAacatggattttgtttttttttaggctgatTGCGATTCTGATATTTAGTATCATGTTCGGCCTAAttcaagaaaaatatatacaatgaataaaattaaaatattatatatattaatacctatacaatgaataaaattaataatttttcaataatatttttcagactaaCGTTAggcatattttcatttgtctttttttttatgtacaatGATGTATTCTATTGCCCCCTGCTGGCCAAAGTGCGCACACCAAAAGTGGCAACTCAATGCCCActgaatttaatttaatgttgCAAAATTATGACATTTACTCGCTCTTTTTATTCAGTACAGTGCTTATAGAGTGCtgtttgtcattgtatttCACCTTGTGTTACTGGTGTAGGTGTTTGACATCGCGCCTCCTGGTGTGAGGAAGTGCATCATTTCCACCAACATCGCAGAGACCTCAGTCACTATAGATGGCGTACGCTTTGTCGTCGACTCAGGTGGGCAGAAGTGGAAAAAGTACTCACACTCGAGTGAAAGAAGACTGGCTGCAGTAATTATTCACAAACTTAAAATGACTCCTcatttgtgattatttttcgCAGGCAAGGTGAAGGAGATGAGTTTTGACCCCAAGGCCAAGATGCAGCGTCTTCAGGAGTTCTGGATCAGCCGAGCCAGTTCGGAGCAGAGGAAGGGCCGCGCCGGTCGCACAGGTCCTGGCGTGTGCTACCGCCTCTATGCCGAGTCCGACTACGATGCCTTCGCCTCCTACCCTGTACCTGAAATCCACCGAGTGGCGCTGGACTCCCTGGTTCTGCAGGTGTGTTCCTGTTTTCACCTTTCAAATTTAGTGTGCTGCCCTCCAGTGGCCCGACAATGGAATTACACCTAAAGCCAACATACCTGCTGTTTATTCcaagtgtgtttgtttccCCCGCAGATGAAGAGCATGGGACTCGGAGATCCGCTTTCGTTTGTCTTCATCGATCCCCCGCCGGCCGCCAGCATCCAGACCGCCATTACCTACCTCAAGGAGCAGGGGGCGCTGGACCAACGGTGCGAGCTGACCACCATTGGGAGTGTGCTGGCCCAGCTTCCCGTCGACGTCGTAATCGGTAGCAACATCTCATCTTTAGGTCATCCTGTAGACTCCCACTAAACCGTTTTGTGTGTTCGCCCAGGAAAGATGCTGGTGCTGGGCTCCTTGTTCAACCTGGTGGAGCCCGTGCTGACGGTGGCCGCCGCGCTCAGCGTGCAGTCGCCGTTCCTGCGCAGCTCGCAGCACAACCCCGACTGCGCCACTGCTCGCCAGCCGCTGCACTGCAACCAGGGGGACCCCTTCACGCTGCTCAACACCTTCAACGCCTGGGTGCAGGTcagcagagagagagattgaCAAAAGGGAAATTCACTGCTTGGGTGTACCTAATCGAGTGACCTGTGAATTTGGATTAGATGATGATTTTCACATGAGCTAGCGCAGCCTCTCACATCTTTTGTCACTCCACGGCCGTGCCTGAAGAATCGCTCTCATTGTGTCGTTTGTTTTGGATGTCCACAGGTAAAGGGCGAGCGAGGCGGCGGTTCCAGGAAGTGGTGCCGTCGGCGAGgcctggaggagcagcggctctacgaGATGGTCAACCTGCGCAGACAATTTAAGGTAAGACCATGCTTACCTACAATTTTATGGAACTTTTTTGCTCTCCGTTGAAGTCACGGCTCCTTGTGGAGAACAGGAGCTGCTGAGGAGCCACAGCCTGCTGGAGGCGGAGGCCGACGACGACAAACGCGGCGACCGGCAGCAGCGGCGTCAGCATTTGACGGAGAGGAGGAAGCTCCATCAGATGAAGAGAGATCACGAGCAGCAGGAGGGCACCAAACGCAAAGTCCTCAAAATGGAAGAGGGCCAGGAAGGGGAGTTCTCCTCCGGATCCGACACAGAGCAAGCGGGACGAGGACGGAGCAGGAAGAAGGACAAGAATGGAGCTCAGGTGGACATCCAGGTAACAGCCCTCTACCAAAGCCTAATAAGGAGGAAGAAATTTGGCTTAAAGTCCAGACGTTAATTGTTTGCTTTTCCTCCACCAGGAAGTGAAATTCAAATTGCGCCACAACGTATCAGAGCTGCAGGACGCCGTCGGCGCCAGCCAGGATTTGTCATCCCGCCAGCAATCTCTCCTCAAGCTTCTTCTCTGCCGGGGTCTTTACCCTCAGCTGGCGCTGCCCGACGAGCACAACAGCACCCGCAAAGACACCGAGCAGGTCGGGATCTCCTTCTCACACCGCCATCTTGCTTATCGTGAGCCGTCTCTAACGTTGCTGCTGGACCGTTACTTTCAGGTGTTCCACACCAAGAGTAAGCAGGGAATCGTCATCCATCCCACCAGTGTGTTTGCCAGCGACCCCGAGGTACTACACGTGCGGGACGACATCCGCGATACGGGTAAGCCTTGTTTTCTAAATTGCTAAATACTGTTAAGTGTCCCAGTCGGTTCCATTTCCAGTTCTGTGATTCTGTAATTATAAACAAAACTGATGACTGACTTTGTGTTGACTGTTTGTGTGCGCCGACAAAAAAGGACGGGAAAGCGGCAAACATCAGCTGCTGGCCTTCGTCACCTTGCTGGAGACCAACAGGCCCTATTTGTCCAACTGTGTGCGTGTTCCTGCACTGCAGGTGAGTTCTCACTCTCACCACAAATTTTCCGCACAAAAGTAATGCAGAGGATTCGACCGCCGTTAGCGATGTGACAATAATTAGCGCTTTCTTTTTGTAACGAGCTAACATTAGACAAATGTCGTCAAACTTCtttggtttgtatttttttgataTTTGAGAGAAGATTGCATCCGCAGGCTCTGCTGCTGGTGGCCAACTCTTTGGACAGCAATGCCGACTGCTCCCGTCTGGTGGTGGACGGTTGGTTGGAACTGCAGCTGAAAGTCCCCGAGGAAGCCCTCAAGGCCCTGTCCACGGCGCTCTCCCTCCGGGCCGAGTGGGAGCGCCTCCTGCAGGCCCACTTGGGCCAGAGTCCCACCGCCGAGGGGTCCCGCAAGGCCACTCAGAAGCTAAGCGAGCGTTTGGTCCGCTTCTTGCTTTACACCGAGGTACGGTCGTCTCTGCAAATTGGCCTCGTGTCATATGGATCATTTTCCAGCAACGTTTGCTGTTGTCGTTTTTAGATCAACTACAGCCTGCAGCGTCTCTCCGCCCTCCACATTCAGAACCTGTACGTCGGACCCCAGGCCGAGGCTGAACTTTCTCGCGGCACCAGCGCCGGTCTCACGCCGCTGTTTCCAGGCACTGAGGCCAAGCCGGACCCAATCAAGGGAGGACTGCGCGTCACCAACTTTTTCACCTACAACTGCCTGACCGTA
This genomic interval carries:
- the dhx34 gene encoding probable ATP-dependent RNA helicase DHX34, which produces MDIDGRSHNRTWDWDSPYCRAQLDEIFFRQNDYIQAGSQEHKDFWAFFDRFQRFKLKKDMCGHGPSFDEGSHSDQTGSLDLPKEYDARYRINVSLVTRDIEERLGRSHPSHGRRDSSGPNAQVISDFRLSLLHYLDFSQRQSFGKLAKLQRDQKNLPIFQYRDRIVDLVKKHSVVVVAGDTGCGKSTQVPQYLLSAGFTQIACTQPRRIACISLAKRVSFESLNQYGSKVGYQIRFETTRTLATKLIFMTEGLLLRQIQQDKMLEQYQVLIVDEVHERHLHGDFLLGVLRSLLADRPADLRLILMSATINIKLFSDYFGGAPVLQVPGRLFPIQVLYQPIPPEEQASSRMEKLEPRPYLRILQTIDQRYPPEERGDLLIFLSGVAEIGAIQEACQVYATHTRRWIVLPLHSTLSLAQQDKVFDIAPPGVRKCIISTNIAETSVTIDGVRFVVDSGKVKEMSFDPKAKMQRLQEFWISRASSEQRKGRAGRTGPGVCYRLYAESDYDAFASYPVPEIHRVALDSLVLQMKSMGLGDPLSFVFIDPPPAASIQTAITYLKEQGALDQRCELTTIGSVLAQLPVDVVIGKMLVLGSLFNLVEPVLTVAAALSVQSPFLRSSQHNPDCATARQPLHCNQGDPFTLLNTFNAWVQVKGERGGGSRKWCRRRGLEEQRLYEMVNLRRQFKELLRSHSLLEAEADDDKRGDRQQRRQHLTERRKLHQMKRDHEQQEGTKRKVLKMEEGQEGEFSSGSDTEQAGRGRSRKKDKNGAQVDIQEVKFKLRHNVSELQDAVGASQDLSSRQQSLLKLLLCRGLYPQLALPDEHNSTRKDTEQVFHTKSKQGIVIHPTSVFASDPEVLHVRDDIRDTGRESGKHQLLAFVTLLETNRPYLSNCVRVPALQALLLVANSLDSNADCSRLVVDGWLELQLKVPEEALKALSTALSLRAEWERLLQAHLGQSPTAEGSRKATQKLSERLVRFLLYTEINYSLQRLSALHIQNLYVGPQAEAELSRGTSAGLTPLFPGTEAKPDPIKGGLRVTNFFTYNCLTDSRDLYSECLRTFWNCPNCELYMPLTPLERMQHETTCRPAGEQQEQDGEGADVGKPISSSSSSSSLCRVYHCDVCNQDLTLTSTEILKHKRQHMYSTK